The genomic region GCCGAGCTGGGAGCCGTGCGGGCGGGTGCGGAAGTACGCTGCCGTCTCCGCGCGGGAGACCCGGGACGCCGTGCCCGTGACGATGACCTGGCGGGCGATCTGGTGCCAGGGGAAGAGCAGCGACACCCGCGGGTTCACCGCCAGTTCGCGGCCCTTGCGGGAGTCGTAGTTGGTGAAGAAGACGAAGCCGTCCTGGTCGTACCGCTTGAGCAGGACCGTACGGGCCGAGGGGCTGCCCTGCGGGGTCGCCGTCGAGACCACCATCGCGTTCGGCTCGTGCAGGCCACCGGCGACGGCCTCGGCGAACCAGCGGGTGAACTGCTCCATCGGCCCGGCGGCGAGGTCCTTCTCCGCGAGGACGGTGGTGCGGTACTGCTCGCGCATCGCGGCGGGGTCCAGATCAGGTTTCGGCACGGGGCCATCCTGCCCCAAGCGGGGGGTGTGCCGGATGTCACGCTTCCCCCCACCGGCGGGAGCCAGCAGACTCGTCTCTCCGTACATCGTCCCCGTCACGAGGAGCCGCCCGATGTCCGACCCCGTTACCGACTCCGCTGCCGCCCCCGCACCCGCCTTCGTCCCCGGGCTCGAAGGGGTCGTCGCGTTCGAGACCGAGATCGCCGAACCTGACAAGGAGGGCGGCTCGCTCCGGTACCGCGGTGTCGACATCGAGGACCTGGTGGGCCACGTCTCCTACGAGAACGTGTGGGGCCTGCTCGTCGACGGTGCGTTCAGCCCGGGGCTGCCGCCCGCCGAGCCCTTCCCGATCCCCGTCCACTCCGGTGACGTCCGGGTGGACGTGCAGTCCGCGCTGGCGATGCTCGCGCCGGTCTGGGGGCTGAAGCCGCTGCTCGACATCGACGAGGCGACCGCCCGCGACAACCTGGCGCGGGCCGCCGTCATGGCGCTCTCGTACGTCGCCCAGTCGGCCCGCGGGCAGGGCAGCCCGATGGTTCCGCAGAGCGAGATCGACAAGGCCGACACCGTCGTCGAGCGGTTCATGATCCGGTGGCGCGGGGAGCCCGATCCCAAGCACGTCAAGGCAGTTGACGCCTACTGGACGTCCGCCGCCGAGCACGGGATGAACGCCTCGACCTTCACCGCCCGGGTCATCGCGTCGACCGGCGCGGACGTCGCCGCCGCGCTGTCGGGGGCCGTGGGCGCCATGTCCGGGCCGCTGCACGGCGGGGCGCCCTCGCGCGTCCTCGGCATGATCGAGGAGATCGAGCGGACGGGCGACGCCCACGCGTACGTCAGGCGGGCCCTGGACAACGGTGAGCGGCTGATGGGCTTCGGCCACCGCGTCTACCGCGCCGAGGACCCCCGCGCCCGGGTGCTGCGCCGTACGGCCAAGGAGCTGGGCGCGCCGCGGTTCGAGGTCGCGGAGGCACTGGAGAAGGCGGCGCTGGAGGAACTCCACGCGCGGCGCCCGGACCGGGTGCTGGCCACGAACGTGGAGTTCTGGGCGGCGATCATGCTGGACTTCGCGGAGGTCCCGGCGCACATGTTCACGTCGATGTTCACCTGCGCGCGTACGGCGGGCTGGAGCGCGCACATCCTGGAGCAGAAGCGGACGGGGCGGCTGGTGCGGCCGTCGGCGCGGTACGTGGGACCCGGGTCGCGGAACCCCCGGGAGATCGAGGGGTTCGCGGACATCAAGGACCTCGCCGACCTCGCGGGGTGAGGTGAGCGGGTGGGGTGGGTGGGGTGAAGTGAGCGGGGTGGGCGGAGGGCGCGCCGGGGTGGGTCCCGCTCACCCCAGCGCGCCCTCCAGCAGCTCTCCCCACTGCGCCACCACGCGCTGCCGCCGCCCCGCGTCGTCCGTCAGCAGGTTGGCGAGGCCCAGGCCCCGGGCCATGTCGAGCAGGCCCTGCACCGTCTCGCGTACCCCCGGCACGGACTCGTCCGCGCGGAGCAGTTCCACCGCGATGCGGTGCGACTCGCGGCCCACCCGGGCCTCCAGTTCCGTGACCCGGGCGTGCAGCTGCGGCTCGTTGGACGCCGCGACCCACAGGTGCAGCGCCGCGCGGAACAGCGGGCCGGTGTACAGGTCGACCAGGGCGGCCACCACCGTCCGGCGGTCCTGCGGGGGGAGGGTGCGCAGGGCCGTGGAGCGTTCCTCGGCCACGTACTCGACCGCCGCCGTGAACAGGTCCTCGCGGGTGGGGAAGTGGTGCTGGGCCGCGCCGCGTGAGACGCCCGCGCGTTCGGCGACGGCGGACACCGTGGAGCCTGCCCAGCCGTGTTCGGCCAGGCAGGACACGGCGGCCTCCAGGAGCCGCTGCCGGGTGGCGCGGCTGCGGTCCTGTTTGGGGCCTCGGAGGTGAGGGCCGGTGCCGGCCTGTCCGCCGCTGCCGTTCTGCCGGGGGCCGCCGTCGGGGCCTCTGCTCACCACACCCATGCGGGATCCCGTCGTTCGAGGAAGGCCTGCACACCCTCCCGGGCCTCCGCCGAGGCGAAGAGGGCCGCCGAGCGGGCGGTCAGGTCTTCCGTATTGCGGTCGAAGTTCTCCAGCACCGTAGCGGTGACCAGGGACTTCGATGCGGCCAGGCCCTGCGGGGAGGCTCTGCGGAGCCCGTCGAGTACGGCGGCCAGCACCTCGTCGACATCGTCGGCGACCGCGGTGACCAGTCCGGTACGGGCCGCTTCCCCCGCGTCGAAACGTTCCCCGGTGAGGT from Streptomyces sp. NBC_01267 harbors:
- the pdxH gene encoding pyridoxamine 5'-phosphate oxidase yields the protein MREQYRTTVLAEKDLAAGPMEQFTRWFAEAVAGGLHEPNAMVVSTATPQGSPSARTVLLKRYDQDGFVFFTNYDSRKGRELAVNPRVSLLFPWHQIARQVIVTGTASRVSRAETAAYFRTRPHGSQLGAWASAQSAVISSREELTDQYEELASRYPLGTEVPVPEDWGGIRVVPFAVEFWQGHENRLHDRLRYVSEDTGWRVERLCP
- a CDS encoding TetR/AcrR family transcriptional regulator, which codes for MGVVSRGPDGGPRQNGSGGQAGTGPHLRGPKQDRSRATRQRLLEAAVSCLAEHGWAGSTVSAVAERAGVSRGAAQHHFPTREDLFTAAVEYVAEERSTALRTLPPQDRRTVVAALVDLYTGPLFRAALHLWVAASNEPQLHARVTELEARVGRESHRIAVELLRADESVPGVRETVQGLLDMARGLGLANLLTDDAGRRQRVVAQWGELLEGALG
- a CDS encoding citrate synthase 2, translated to MSDPVTDSAAAPAPAFVPGLEGVVAFETEIAEPDKEGGSLRYRGVDIEDLVGHVSYENVWGLLVDGAFSPGLPPAEPFPIPVHSGDVRVDVQSALAMLAPVWGLKPLLDIDEATARDNLARAAVMALSYVAQSARGQGSPMVPQSEIDKADTVVERFMIRWRGEPDPKHVKAVDAYWTSAAEHGMNASTFTARVIASTGADVAAALSGAVGAMSGPLHGGAPSRVLGMIEEIERTGDAHAYVRRALDNGERLMGFGHRVYRAEDPRARVLRRTAKELGAPRFEVAEALEKAALEELHARRPDRVLATNVEFWAAIMLDFAEVPAHMFTSMFTCARTAGWSAHILEQKRTGRLVRPSARYVGPGSRNPREIEGFADIKDLADLAG